The genomic region CTGCATCAATTCGGGCATCGTCCGAGCCGTGGTCCATTGATCCAGCGGACGCAATCTGACCACCGGATCGCTCTCATTGGGCTCTTGAGGATCATTGCCCAATTCGGTCCGGCCGATCTTCGAGACCACCTTCTCGACTTCCGGAAACTCCATCAAGGCTTGCTGCATGCGTTTCTCGATCTCGATGGAGGCCGGCAGCGACACGCTTGGCAGACGAATCGTCTGGGGCGCGACGCTGCCCTCATTCATGATCGGGATGAACTCGCTGCCGAGGAACGGGAATAATGCCAGGCCGCAGACCAAGGATCCGACGGCTGCGATCATGACGGTTTTACTGCGTCCCAGCGCCCATCGGAGCGCGGGGGCGTACAGACGTTTGATCTGCCTGACGATCCACGGATCCTCTTCGCTGCCGCTTTTCAACATCAGCGAACACAAGGCCGGTGAGAGCGTCAGAGACAACAAGAGCGAAATCAACAGGGCGATCATGATGGTGTAGGCCAACGGCTTGAACATCTTCCCTTCCATCCCGTGGAGCGAAAGTACGGGAAGGAAGACCAGAATAATGATGAGAATACCGAACACCACCGGCTGGCCGACTTCTTTCACCGCCATCGTCAGCAGTTCCCGTCTGGGTATCGCGGCGGAGGAATGGTCCGAAAGATGGCGATAGACGTTTTCCACCACGACGACGGATCCGTCCACGATCATGCCGATGGCGATAGCCAATCCCCCCAGGGACATGAGGTTAGCCGTCAGGCCGACCTGGCCCATGACGATGAATGTGGCCAAGGGCGCCAAGACGAGCGTGCTGACGACAATGAACGCGCTCCGGATGTTGCCCAGAAAAAGAAACAGAATAATGACGACGAGCACGACGCCTTCCGCGAGGGATTTGTAGACCGTGCTCAACGCGGCCGTGATCAGTTCGATCCGGTCGTAAAAAGGAACGATCCGCAGCCCATCCGGCAGGAGATTGCGCGCGTGGATGTCGTCGATGCGCGCCTTGATGCCTTCGACCACGTCTCGGGCATTTCCGCCCCGGAGCATCAGGACGATGCCGCTCACCACCTCCCGCTCTCCGTTCAACACCGTCGCGCCGTGCCGCACCGCATGATCGACGAGCACTTGCGCGACGTCTCCGATGAAAACCGGCGTGCCGCCTTTCTCTTTCACGACGATCCGCTCGATATCCTCGATGGAGCGAATGAGTCCTACGCCTCGGACGATATATTTTTCCGCGTGTTTTTCCAGGATATTGCCGCCCGCGTTCGCATTGTTGCTGGCGATCGCGTCGAAGACCTCGCGTAGCGTGAGGTTGTATTTCCGCAGCATGGCCGGCTCGACGAGGACCTGGTACTGCTTGACGTACCCGCCCATCGAGTTGACGTCGATGACCTCCGGCGTGCTTTTCAGCAACGGCCGGATGATCCAGTCCTGCATGGTTCGCTGATCGATCAGATTCTGATGGCGCTCCTCTTCACTCTGGATATGCCTATGAGGAGGCTCTTCGATGTAATACTGAAAGACCTCGCCCAGACCCGTACTGTTCGGCACCAGCATGGGTTCAGTGCCGAGCGGCAACATCTCTTCGACTTCGATCAGCCGTTCGAGAACGAGCTGTCTGGCGAGGTTGATGTCCAGACTGTCGTCGAACACGATGGTGATGAGAGACAATCCCACCTTCGTCAACGACCGCATTTCAGTCAGAGACGGGAGACCCGTCAATTGCAGCTCGATGGGATAGGTGACCAACCGTTCGACTTCGGCGGGGGAAAGTCCCGGAGCTTTGGTGACCACCTGCACGAGGACGCTGGTGACGTCCGGAAACGCATCGATGGGGATGGTCCTGAACGCATAGATGCCCGCGATTCCCGTCACGATCGAGAAGATCACGATGAGGAGGCGTTGGCGGAGGGAAATGTCGAGAAGCCGAGCGACCATCAGACCTGCTTCTTGAGGAGCTCGGACTTCAGGACGAACGCGCCTTGCGTGACGACCGGGTCGCCCTCGCTCAGGCCGCTGAGAATGGTGGTCAGCGCGCCGTTGGATTCGCCGATCTGGACGTCCCGCGCTTCGTACTCGTTCTCGCTGCGCCGCACGAAGACGAACGTCCGATCATGGTCCCGCTGCAAGGCGGATTCGGGCAATGCCAATCTGTCCGGTTGCGGTTCCGAATACAGGCGAATCGTCGCAAACATCTCGGGCTTCAACCGCCCTTCGGGATTGGGCAATTCGAGCCGAAGCTGCATGGTGCGGGTGGCGGGATCCAGCACGTCACCGACGTAGGTGATCGTGCCTTTGAAGACCTCATTCGGATACGCGTTGACGCGCACGTCTGCATGTGTGCCACCCGATGCATGCACCACATGCACGAAGGGAATATCCTTCTCCGGAATGTTCGCACGGACCCATACTTCCGAGAGGTCGGCGACCACAAACAACTTCTCGGTCGTTTCGACGACTTCCCCCCGCGTCAGATTCCGCCCGATGATCCGACCCGCGAACGGAGCGACGATCGGAACATGGGAGCGAATGGTTCTCGTCTGGTCGAGACGGCGAAATTCTCCGTCGTTCATGCCCAGCAGTTTGAGGTGGTCGCGGGCTTCGTTGGCTTCCGCCTGCATGCTGAGCAGTTCGGCCTTGCGGCGCTGGGCCTCGGCTTCGCCGATCACTTTCTCCTGTAAGAGGAACTTCGCCCGGGCATAGGCCTGCTCGGCCACGTGGAGCTTGGCTTGTGATTTCAGATAAGCGGATTGAGCCAGCCCCAGTTCGCTGCTGTACAGGATGGCGAGCAGCGCATTGGCTTCGACTTGCTGGCCCAAGTCGGCGTAGACGTCGACGACGCGACCTCGAACGAGTGTGGTGATGTCGGCCACGGCCCGCTGATTGGGCTGCACGATGGCCGGGAAATCGCGATGAGTTCGAAATTCGCTGCGGGAGACCTGTTGGACGATGAGACCGACCCGCGACGAATCCTCCGGGGACAGAACGACGACTCCGGCGGCCGGGGCGACGACCGGTTTCAACCTCACCGCGTCGCTGGGCGTGCTGTCGCAACCGGTGGATGCAGCGGCCAGGCTGGCGAGGACCCAGCCAAGCAGAAGAAAACGGCCATGCCTGGGTTGAATGCACATGTCAGCCCGTTGCCTCGATCTCATCGCTATCATAGCGCTCCGCCGACGGCCCGCTCAAGCCGGGCTAGGGAAACGGAGAGCTCATATCGGACTTGGGCATAGTCCATCTGGATTTGGCGTTGGACACGCTGGGCATCGAAGACTTCCAAGAGACTGGACGCTCCCTGTTGAAAGCTGAACTGAGCGAGCCGGAGCGCTTCCTGCGCTTGCTTCAGCAAGCCTTTGTCGAATACGTCAATCAGCTCAGCCGTCGTTCTGGCGTCCTGATAGTGCTGGTGCACCGCCCGGGCCAGTTCGTTGCGGGCGCGCAACAATTCAGCCTCTTCCCGGCGTTTGGTGCCCAGTGAGGCGGCAATTTCTCCTTGGCGTCGATACCATACGGGGACCGGGATAGACAGGCCGCCCTGGACGGCCTCGCGGCCGATTTCGCGCCAGTAGCTTCCGTTGACGGTCACATTGGGTACTCTCGACTGGCGTTCGAATTCAATCCGCCAGTCCGATTGCTCGACGGATTGCAGCAGGCGCCGAATCGTCGGATGCTCCTGAACCATTTTGGCCATCAGCGCATCGATACGCAATTCTCTGGGCATGTTGAGAAAATCGCCTTGAACGACATACGAGGTCCCGAGCCCGCCGCCCGTGAAGGTGTCCACGATCACCCGATTGACCCTCACGACATTTTCGGCGCGGACGAGGAGCTGCTTGGCCTTCAGGATTTCCACTTCGGCTTTGATCAATTCAAATTGGGGCGCTTCCCCCGATTTGACCCTGGCCTTGACGATCCTGCCGACCCCTTCGACGATTTCAAGGTTCTGCTGGGCCAGCGCGGCGTCCTGTTGAGCGAGCAGGAGATCATAAAATGCCACTTTCACCTGCGCGGCCAGGTTCAACCGGGTCTCGGACATGCCCGCGTTCGCCGTCGCCAGCCCGGCATCGGCGACTCGTTTGCGGGCGGAACGCATGGCCGGCCACTCCACCGGCTGTCCGAGAATGAAGTT from Nitrospira japonica harbors:
- a CDS encoding TolC family protein; amino-acid sequence: MTHQRLSSLIFLTAALQIGAVTTRSQAVEPAGTSTYQLGTIIEMALARNPVVSSAEGDIEHQRGQQTAAGAYPNPTVMGNAGYGEIRDTGRADIRDSLNRESIFEYNFILGQPVEWPAMRSARKRVADAGLATANAGMSETRLNLAAQVKVAFYDLLLAQQDAALAQQNLEIVEGVGRIVKARVKSGEAPQFELIKAEVEILKAKQLLVRAENVVRVNRVIVDTFTGGGLGTSYVVQGDFLNMPRELRIDALMAKMVQEHPTIRRLLQSVEQSDWRIEFERQSRVPNVTVNGSYWREIGREAVQGGLSIPVPVWYRRQGEIAASLGTKRREEAELLRARNELARAVHQHYQDARTTAELIDVFDKGLLKQAQEALRLAQFSFQQGASSLLEVFDAQRVQRQIQMDYAQVRYELSVSLARLERAVGGAL
- a CDS encoding efflux RND transporter periplasmic adaptor subunit, whose translation is MCIQPRHGRFLLLGWVLASLAAASTGCDSTPSDAVRLKPVVAPAAGVVVLSPEDSSRVGLIVQQVSRSEFRTHRDFPAIVQPNQRAVADITTLVRGRVVDVYADLGQQVEANALLAILYSSELGLAQSAYLKSQAKLHVAEQAYARAKFLLQEKVIGEAEAQRRKAELLSMQAEANEARDHLKLLGMNDGEFRRLDQTRTIRSHVPIVAPFAGRIIGRNLTRGEVVETTEKLFVVADLSEVWVRANIPEKDIPFVHVVHASGGTHADVRVNAYPNEVFKGTITYVGDVLDPATRTMQLRLELPNPEGRLKPEMFATIRLYSEPQPDRLALPESALQRDHDRTFVFVRRSENEYEARDVQIGESNGALTTILSGLSEGDPVVTQGAFVLKSELLKKQV
- a CDS encoding efflux RND transporter permease subunit; translation: MVARLLDISLRQRLLIVIFSIVTGIAGIYAFRTIPIDAFPDVTSVLVQVVTKAPGLSPAEVERLVTYPIELQLTGLPSLTEMRSLTKVGLSLITIVFDDSLDINLARQLVLERLIEVEEMLPLGTEPMLVPNSTGLGEVFQYYIEEPPHRHIQSEEERHQNLIDQRTMQDWIIRPLLKSTPEVIDVNSMGGYVKQYQVLVEPAMLRKYNLTLREVFDAIASNNANAGGNILEKHAEKYIVRGVGLIRSIEDIERIVVKEKGGTPVFIGDVAQVLVDHAVRHGATVLNGEREVVSGIVLMLRGGNARDVVEGIKARIDDIHARNLLPDGLRIVPFYDRIELITAALSTVYKSLAEGVVLVVIILFLFLGNIRSAFIVVSTLVLAPLATFIVMGQVGLTANLMSLGGLAIAIGMIVDGSVVVVENVYRHLSDHSSAAIPRRELLTMAVKEVGQPVVFGILIIILVFLPVLSLHGMEGKMFKPLAYTIMIALLISLLLSLTLSPALCSLMLKSGSEEDPWIVRQIKRLYAPALRWALGRSKTVMIAAVGSLVCGLALFPFLGSEFIPIMNEGSVAPQTIRLPSVSLPASIEIEKRMQQALMEFPEVEKVVSKIGRTELGNDPQEPNESDPVVRLRPLDQWTTARTMPELMQKFRERLTRIPGATFLISQPIQQRVDELISGVRTEATVKLFGDDLEVLRSKADEIAGVLGTVRGVSDIKVEQLFGQPYLTIDIDRSKIARHGINVSDVREIITTAIGGRAATKVYEGQQWFDLFVRFPEQYRDSVERISNILLTDGAGALIPLVDLGTVRLEEGPGRISRERLQRYVSIGFNTLGRDIGSLVSEAQQKIAAGVSLPPGYLVAWGGSFENMERAMAKLRVIVPMTIGLIFLLLYSTFNSLRQATLIILNLPFALIGGVVALWLTGEYLSVPASVGFINLFGVAVLNGIVLVSCMNKLRDEGHSLDDAVFTGSVLRLRPVLMTALVALLGLAPLAFARGIGSEVQRPLAIVVIGGLVSSTLLTLIVLPVLYRWVEGRAGGDAGHAPRPGEAVTSQEVVDGQTSSLHAGALPRYGVEGQGNGA